A section of the Sporosarcina sp. ANT_H38 genome encodes:
- a CDS encoding sigma 54-interacting transcriptional regulator, protein MIILKNIDDSLFPFYEFAVRRAAVGIHAIEKNGRTVIYNEKMKEIEGLALEDVGDRSILELFNFEQEESTLLKVLQSGKEQLNVKQTYWNRNGSEITSINDTYPIFNNEVLIGAVELARDVTALEKFVLQPFRKNSDPVTFNQIIASSPPMKVVIATAKKAVKAKLPVLLIGETGTGKDLIAESIHNESSPSSTLFYTLFCHSSDPVLIGRLGKDLNVPEPLTLFCERIDLLSIPLQQKLLSILLKTPHSRKQFIASIGDDPVELIASGTLLKDLYYFFASFTIRIPPLRKRKEDILPFISAYLERRGERYGSLLKGITPEVEHLFLGYEWPGNTRELEFLLDEISSLAMTETTITYDLLPLHFRMKSADITDEPTQAADFIVQPGKELLPLDQFLHEAEVYYLQKAMKLNDKNVTKTANALGMSRQNLQYRLRKLKK, encoded by the coding sequence GTGATTATTTTGAAGAATATAGACGATTCACTCTTCCCTTTTTATGAGTTTGCAGTGCGTCGTGCCGCGGTTGGCATACATGCCATTGAGAAAAATGGCCGAACTGTCATCTATAATGAAAAGATGAAAGAAATTGAAGGACTTGCTCTTGAAGACGTCGGTGACCGTTCAATATTGGAACTGTTTAATTTTGAGCAAGAAGAAAGTACACTGTTAAAAGTTTTGCAAAGCGGTAAGGAACAACTAAATGTAAAACAGACATACTGGAACAGGAACGGTTCGGAAATCACTTCCATCAATGACACATACCCAATCTTTAATAATGAAGTGCTCATCGGAGCTGTTGAATTAGCCCGAGATGTAACAGCTCTTGAGAAATTCGTTCTTCAGCCCTTTCGGAAAAATAGTGATCCCGTTACATTCAATCAAATAATTGCATCCTCCCCGCCTATGAAAGTGGTTATTGCGACTGCAAAAAAAGCGGTGAAAGCAAAATTACCCGTATTACTAATTGGAGAAACAGGCACAGGTAAAGATCTTATCGCTGAAAGCATACATAATGAATCATCACCTTCCAGCACCTTATTCTATACCCTGTTCTGTCATAGTTCAGACCCAGTACTTATAGGTAGATTAGGTAAAGATTTGAATGTACCAGAGCCACTTACTTTATTTTGCGAAAGAATCGATTTACTATCCATTCCTTTACAACAAAAACTGCTATCTATACTTTTAAAAACACCTCACAGCAGGAAGCAATTCATCGCAAGCATCGGGGATGACCCTGTGGAATTGATCGCATCGGGGACGTTATTGAAAGATTTATATTATTTCTTTGCATCATTTACAATCCGAATTCCACCTCTGCGAAAACGGAAAGAAGATATATTGCCGTTCATTTCCGCTTATTTGGAACGACGGGGTGAACGTTACGGTTCACTTCTTAAAGGTATTACACCCGAAGTGGAGCATCTTTTCCTCGGTTATGAATGGCCAGGTAATACGCGCGAGCTCGAATTTCTTCTCGATGAAATCTCTTCTCTGGCGATGACTGAAACTACCATAACGTATGATCTGCTCCCTCTCCATTTTCGAATGAAAAGCGCAGATATCACCGATGAACCGACCCAGGCTGCAGATTTTATAGTCCAGCCCGGTAAAGAACTGTTGCCGCTTGACCAGTTTTTACATGAGGCAGAAGTGTATTATTTACAAAAAGCGATGAAACTCAATGATAAGAACGTCACGAAAACTGCGAATGCACTAGGTATGAGCAGGCAGAATTTGCAATACCGGTTGCGGAAATTAAAAAAATGA
- the pruA gene encoding L-glutamate gamma-semialdehyde dehydrogenase, with protein sequence MIPYKHEPFTDFTLEENKQAFLEAMKTVEGYLGKDYPLIIGGERIMTEEKLVSTNPANKEEVIGSVSKASKDLAEKAMTIADETFNTWKKVKPEFRADVLFKAAAIIRRRKHEFSALLTKEAGKPWNEADADTAEAIDFLEFYARKMLELKNGIPVESRPGEFNRFDYIPLGVGVIISPWNFAFAIMAGTTVAALVTGNTVLLKPASTTPVVAYKFIEVLEEAGMPAGVVNYIPGSGAEVGDYLVDHPRTRFVSFTGSREIGTRIFERAAKVNEGQIWLKRVIAEMGGKDTIVVDNEADLELAAQSIVKSAFGFSGQKCSACSRAIIHEDVYDEVVERVGVLTKELTYGDPAELSNFTGPVIDQASFDKIMSYIEIGKTEGRLIAGGTGDSSKGFFVAPTVIADLDPKARVMQEEIFGPVVGLSKAKSFTEAIEFANNTDYGLTGAVITNNRHHIEQAREDFHVGNLYFNRNCTGAIVGYQPFGGFNMSGTDSKAGGPDYLQLHMQGKTTSETF encoded by the coding sequence ATGATTCCATATAAACACGAACCATTCACAGATTTTACTTTAGAAGAAAATAAACAAGCTTTCCTTGAGGCTATGAAAACAGTCGAAGGTTATCTTGGTAAAGATTATCCACTTATCATCGGTGGAGAACGTATTATGACTGAAGAAAAATTGGTTTCTACAAACCCTGCAAATAAAGAAGAAGTAATCGGTAGCGTTTCTAAAGCTAGCAAAGATCTTGCTGAAAAAGCAATGACAATTGCAGACGAAACATTCAACACATGGAAAAAAGTGAAGCCTGAATTCCGTGCCGATGTACTATTCAAAGCTGCTGCAATTATTCGTCGTCGCAAACACGAATTCTCTGCACTTTTAACAAAAGAAGCAGGGAAGCCTTGGAATGAAGCGGATGCAGATACTGCTGAAGCAATCGATTTCCTAGAATTCTATGCACGCAAAATGCTTGAACTGAAGAATGGTATTCCTGTTGAAAGCCGTCCAGGCGAATTCAACCGCTTTGACTACATTCCGCTTGGAGTTGGCGTTATCATCTCACCTTGGAACTTTGCATTCGCAATCATGGCGGGAACGACAGTTGCTGCTCTTGTAACAGGTAATACAGTACTTCTTAAACCGGCATCGACAACACCAGTTGTTGCATACAAATTCATCGAAGTTCTTGAAGAAGCTGGAATGCCAGCAGGCGTTGTTAACTACATCCCAGGATCTGGAGCTGAAGTGGGCGACTATCTAGTTGATCACCCAAGAACACGTTTTGTATCATTCACTGGTTCACGCGAAATCGGAACACGCATCTTCGAACGTGCTGCTAAAGTGAACGAAGGCCAAATCTGGTTGAAACGCGTTATCGCTGAAATGGGTGGTAAAGATACGATTGTTGTTGATAACGAAGCAGATCTAGAGCTTGCTGCACAATCAATCGTTAAATCTGCATTCGGATTCAGCGGACAGAAATGTTCAGCTTGTTCACGTGCTATTATCCACGAAGACGTTTATGACGAAGTTGTAGAACGTGTTGGCGTATTGACGAAAGAATTGACATACGGCGATCCGGCTGAACTATCTAACTTCACTGGACCAGTAATCGATCAGGCGTCATTCGACAAAATTATGAGCTACATCGAAATCGGTAAAACAGAAGGTCGTTTAATCGCAGGAGGAACAGGCGACAGTTCGAAAGGATTCTTCGTTGCACCAACAGTTATTGCGGATCTTGATCCAAAAGCACGTGTTATGCAAGAAGAAATCTTTGGCCCAGTTGTTGGTTTGTCGAAAGCGAAGAGCTTCACTGAAGCTATCGAATTTGCAAATAACACGGACTACGGTCTTACAGGCGCGGTAATTACAAATAACCGTCACCACATCGAACAAGCTCGTGAAGATTTCCATGTTGGTAACTTGTACTTTAACCGTAATTGCACAGGTGCAATCGTTGGTTACCAACCATTTGGTGGATTCAACATGTCAGGTACAGATTCAAAAGCTGGCGGACCGGATTACCTACAACTTCATATGCAAGGTAAAACAACATCAGAAACATTTTAA
- a CDS encoding MgtC/SapB family protein, which translates to MYPEVLIKIALALVLSLVIGVEREIKKKPIGLKTSAVIATFSCLLTVVSIEAAYLVPARDDINVTMDPLRLAAQIVSGIGFLGAGAILRRGNDSITGLTTAAMIWGAASIGIAVGAGFYIEAAFAVLAVMFVIEVLAPALDKLGPKRLRTKEASFIVVLSDKSKIEDLIVYLKKESMTIKNLRIRQILSRDLQVQHELNFRLLALPERHTSNLYIELSTLPYIESVEIEIFP; encoded by the coding sequence ATGTATCCAGAAGTATTAATTAAAATTGCGCTTGCTTTAGTTTTAAGTTTAGTTATTGGTGTAGAGAGGGAAATAAAGAAGAAACCGATTGGATTGAAAACGAGTGCTGTTATTGCCACTTTTAGCTGCCTTCTAACTGTTGTCTCTATAGAAGCAGCGTATCTCGTTCCAGCACGTGATGATATTAACGTTACTATGGATCCACTTCGCCTAGCAGCTCAAATTGTCAGTGGCATCGGTTTCCTCGGAGCAGGGGCTATTCTGCGGAGGGGTAATGATAGTATTACCGGGTTAACGACAGCGGCTATGATTTGGGGAGCGGCGAGTATCGGAATTGCTGTTGGGGCCGGTTTTTATATTGAAGCCGCGTTTGCTGTACTGGCCGTAATGTTTGTCATCGAAGTCCTTGCACCCGCGCTTGACAAATTAGGTCCAAAAAGACTGCGTACAAAAGAAGCTTCTTTCATTGTAGTGCTATCGGATAAATCAAAGATTGAAGATCTCATTGTTTACCTAAAGAAAGAGAGCATGACAATCAAGAATTTGCGGATTCGGCAAATTCTATCAAGGGATCTTCAAGTGCAACACGAACTTAATTTTCGACTCTTGGCACTTCCTGAGAGACATACGTCTAATTTGTATATTGAATTGTCGACACTACCTTATATCGAATCAGTTGAAATCGAAATATTTCCATAA
- the yugI gene encoding S1 domain-containing post-transcriptional regulator GSP13, whose translation MARKYETGEEFSGKVTGIQPYGAFVALDGETQGLVHISEITYGFVKDINEYLTVGQEVQVKVLEVDEAAGKISLSIRALQEAPTATRKDDRPRKSLQARVDESDAEGFNSLKDKLQDWIEKSGQ comes from the coding sequence ATGGCGCGAAAATATGAAACGGGAGAAGAGTTTTCCGGCAAAGTGACAGGTATCCAGCCATATGGTGCATTTGTTGCGCTCGATGGTGAAACACAAGGACTTGTCCATATTTCTGAAATAACGTACGGATTCGTGAAAGACATTAATGAATATCTTACTGTGGGGCAAGAAGTGCAAGTAAAAGTGTTGGAAGTAGATGAAGCGGCAGGCAAGATTAGTCTATCAATCCGTGCACTTCAGGAAGCGCCTACTGCAACACGAAAAGACGACCGTCCACGCAAGTCATTACAAGCACGTGTTGACGAAAGCGATGCAGAAGGATTTAACTCATTGAAAGACAAACTGCAAGACTGGATCGAGAAATCAGGCCAATAA
- a CDS encoding Glu/Leu/Phe/Val dehydrogenase, whose amino-acid sequence MTENLNLFTSTQALFKDALDKLGYDEGMYELLKEPLRMVEVRIPIKMDDGKVKVFTGYRGQHNDAVGPTKGGVRYHPEVTIEEVKALSMWMTLKAGIVDLPYGGGKGAIVCDPREMSMGELERLSRGYVRALSQVMGPNKDIPAPDVFTNAQIMAWMMDEYSRIDEFNSPGFITGKPIVLGGSQGRDRATAEGVTIIIEEAAKRRGIDMKGARIVIQGFGNAGSFLSKFLHDAGAKVIGISDAYGALHDPEGLDIDYLLDRRDSFGTVTTLFDNTISNEELLELDCDILVPAAISNQITEKNAHNIKAAIVVEAANGPTTAEGTKILKDRGILLVPDVLASAGGVTVSYFEWVQNNMGYYWTEEEVREKMTKKMVEAFENVYTTAETRNIDMRLAAYMIGVRKTAEASRFRGWA is encoded by the coding sequence ATGACTGAAAACCTGAATCTGTTTACGTCTACACAAGCTCTTTTTAAAGATGCACTTGATAAACTAGGCTACGATGAAGGAATGTACGAACTTCTAAAAGAACCACTTCGTATGGTAGAAGTCCGTATTCCAATAAAAATGGACGATGGAAAAGTTAAAGTTTTCACGGGTTACCGTGGACAACATAATGATGCTGTTGGACCGACAAAAGGTGGAGTACGTTATCACCCAGAAGTGACGATAGAAGAAGTGAAAGCACTATCTATGTGGATGACATTAAAAGCTGGTATTGTCGATCTTCCATATGGCGGAGGTAAAGGGGCAATCGTCTGTGATCCACGTGAAATGTCTATGGGCGAACTTGAGCGTTTAAGCCGCGGATATGTTCGTGCCTTAAGTCAAGTTATGGGACCTAACAAAGACATTCCAGCTCCAGACGTCTTCACAAATGCTCAAATCATGGCATGGATGATGGATGAGTACAGCCGAATTGATGAATTTAACTCACCTGGTTTCATTACAGGTAAACCAATTGTTCTTGGTGGATCACAAGGACGTGACCGTGCGACTGCAGAAGGTGTAACAATCATCATCGAAGAAGCAGCGAAACGCCGTGGAATTGATATGAAAGGTGCACGCATCGTAATCCAAGGATTCGGTAATGCGGGTAGCTTCTTATCTAAATTCCTTCATGATGCAGGAGCGAAAGTAATCGGAATTTCCGACGCTTATGGTGCGCTTCATGATCCTGAAGGTCTTGATATCGATTACTTACTAGACCGTCGTGATAGCTTCGGAACGGTAACTACACTTTTCGATAACACGATCTCGAACGAAGAATTACTTGAACTTGATTGCGATATTCTTGTGCCTGCAGCAATCTCTAATCAGATTACTGAAAAAAATGCACATAATATCAAAGCGGCAATTGTTGTAGAAGCAGCAAACGGACCTACAACAGCTGAAGGAACTAAAATTCTTAAAGATCGTGGAATTCTTCTTGTACCTGATGTTCTTGCAAGTGCGGGCGGCGTAACAGTCTCCTACTTTGAGTGGGTCCAAAATAATATGGGCTACTACTGGACTGAAGAAGAAGTACGCGAAAAAATGACGAAAAAAATGGTTGAAGCATTTGAGAACGTATATACAACTGCGGAAACTCGTAATATCGATATGCGTCTAGCAGCCTATATGATTGGTGTTCGTAAAACTGCGGAAGCTTCACGTTTCCGTGGTTGGGCATAA
- a CDS encoding iron-containing alcohol dehydrogenase translates to MNEFVFHNPVKLIFGKGQLQKLSQELANYGKKVLVVYGGGSIKRNGLYDEVMMILKENNMEVHELSGVEPNPRVSTARKGAEICKEKGIDIILAVGGGSVIDCVKLIASAAKYDGDAWDIVTKKAFVKEAVPFGTVLTIAATGSEMNAGSVITNEETQEKFGWGSLASFPKFSILDPTYTISVPKDQTIYGIVDMMSHIFEQYFNNAKNTPVQDEMCEGVLRAIMDNAPKLVEDLESYDLRETILFAGTMGLNGFLQMGYQGDWASHGIEHAVSAVYDIPHAGGLAILFPHWMTYNVKVDPARFAKLAVNVFGVAPEGKTQDEVAFEGIARLRAFWTSIGAPETLADYNIDDSQLELMAEKATVNGSIGNFSNLDKNDVLSILKASL, encoded by the coding sequence ATGAATGAATTTGTATTTCATAATCCAGTAAAGCTTATTTTTGGTAAAGGTCAACTTCAGAAACTATCACAAGAACTAGCAAATTACGGTAAAAAGGTGCTTGTCGTTTATGGAGGCGGCAGTATCAAGAGGAATGGCCTGTACGATGAAGTAATGATGATTTTAAAAGAAAATAATATGGAAGTTCATGAGCTTTCAGGTGTTGAGCCGAATCCTCGTGTATCAACTGCGAGAAAAGGTGCTGAAATTTGTAAAGAAAAGGGCATCGACATTATTTTAGCAGTTGGCGGCGGATCAGTCATCGACTGTGTGAAACTTATTGCATCAGCTGCAAAATATGATGGAGATGCATGGGATATTGTAACGAAAAAAGCATTCGTGAAAGAGGCAGTCCCATTTGGTACGGTTTTAACAATTGCGGCAACAGGCTCAGAAATGAATGCAGGATCTGTTATTACTAATGAAGAGACGCAAGAGAAGTTCGGGTGGGGCAGTTTAGCTAGTTTCCCAAAATTCTCGATTCTAGATCCAACTTATACGATATCAGTACCTAAAGATCAAACAATATATGGTATTGTCGATATGATGTCCCATATCTTTGAACAGTATTTTAATAATGCAAAGAATACCCCGGTACAAGATGAAATGTGTGAAGGTGTGCTACGTGCAATAATGGACAATGCCCCGAAACTCGTCGAAGACTTGGAGAGTTATGATTTACGTGAGACGATTTTATTCGCGGGTACAATGGGTTTGAACGGCTTCCTTCAAATGGGTTATCAAGGAGACTGGGCGTCACATGGTATCGAACATGCAGTTTCTGCAGTGTATGATATTCCACATGCTGGCGGACTTGCGATTCTTTTCCCGCACTGGATGACTTACAACGTTAAAGTGGATCCTGCAAGGTTTGCCAAGCTCGCTGTGAACGTATTCGGTGTTGCGCCGGAAGGTAAGACGCAAGATGAAGTTGCGTTTGAAGGAATCGCGCGTCTAAGAGCATTCTGGACGTCCATTGGAGCTCCAGAAACACTTGCTGACTATAACATCGATGATTCGCAACTTGAATTGATGGCAGAAAAAGCAACTGTTAACGGATCGATCGGGAATTTCAGTAATCTTGATAAAAACGATGTTCTGTCGATTTTAAAAGCTTCATTATAA
- a CDS encoding ornithine--oxo-acid transaminase, with product MTVSEKVIVQTEKFGANNYHPLPIVISEAQGVWVKDPEGNKFMDMLSAYSAVNQGHRHPKIIQALKDQADKVTLTSRAFHNDQLGPWYEMICELSGKEMALPMNTGAEAVETAIKAARRWAYDVKGVAEDQAEIIGCEGNFHGRTMTAVSLSSDAEYKRGFGPMLPGINLIPYGDIKALEAVITPNTAAFIIEPIQGEAGIVIPPAGYMKAARELCKKNNVLFIADEIQAGLCRTGKMFACEWEDIDPDMYILGKALGGGVFPISCVLADKSVLGVFNPGSHGSTFGGNPMACAVSIASLEVLQEEELAKKSLELGNYFMEELKKIEHPSIKEVRGRGLFIGVELNEAARPYCEELKELGLLCKETHDTVIRFAPPLIITKDELDWAIGNIKKVFAN from the coding sequence ATGACGGTATCAGAAAAAGTAATTGTACAAACAGAGAAATTTGGGGCAAATAACTATCATCCACTGCCAATTGTTATTTCTGAGGCACAAGGAGTTTGGGTAAAAGATCCAGAAGGTAATAAATTCATGGATATGCTTTCTGCATATTCAGCAGTAAATCAGGGGCATCGTCATCCGAAAATTATTCAGGCGTTGAAAGACCAAGCAGATAAAGTAACGCTTACTTCTCGTGCTTTCCATAACGACCAACTTGGTCCATGGTATGAAATGATTTGTGAACTGTCTGGCAAAGAAATGGCACTTCCTATGAACACAGGAGCTGAAGCTGTCGAAACAGCTATTAAAGCAGCGCGTCGCTGGGCTTATGATGTTAAAGGGGTTGCAGAAGACCAAGCAGAAATCATTGGGTGTGAAGGAAACTTCCATGGTCGTACAATGACAGCTGTTTCTTTATCCTCGGATGCTGAATATAAACGTGGATTTGGGCCAATGCTTCCAGGCATCAATCTTATTCCATACGGTGATATTAAAGCGCTTGAAGCTGTAATTACACCGAATACTGCTGCATTCATTATCGAACCGATTCAAGGCGAAGCAGGTATTGTTATTCCGCCAGCTGGTTATATGAAAGCCGCACGTGAACTTTGTAAAAAGAACAATGTTCTATTTATTGCAGATGAAATTCAAGCAGGCCTTTGTCGTACTGGGAAAATGTTTGCATGTGAATGGGAAGACATTGATCCAGACATGTATATCCTAGGTAAAGCACTAGGTGGCGGCGTATTCCCAATATCTTGTGTGCTTGCTGACAAATCCGTTCTTGGTGTATTCAATCCTGGATCGCACGGTTCAACTTTTGGTGGAAATCCTATGGCGTGTGCAGTATCAATCGCGTCTTTAGAAGTGCTGCAAGAAGAAGAATTGGCGAAAAAATCTCTTGAACTCGGAAATTATTTTATGGAAGAGTTAAAGAAAATTGAACATCCGTCGATTAAAGAAGTACGTGGACGTGGATTGTTCATTGGTGTTGAATTGAATGAAGCTGCTCGTCCATATTGTGAAGAGTTGAAAGAGCTCGGATTGCTATGTAAAGAAACACATGATACAGTGATTCGCTTTGCTCCACCACTTATTATTACAAAAGACGAGTTGGACTGGGCAATCGGAAATATCAAAAAAGTTTTCGCAAATTAA
- a CDS encoding cation diffusion facilitator family transporter, whose translation MRDILKLLKEGNKPSLLASIVNTFIACLKAVAFVLTGNVALFAEMMHSFGDAANQFFVFIGSALSKKAPTPKYPNGFGRVVNLVCLGAVIIVGIMSYEAIIGGWHHILNPSESSGTRNLIINLSVLGIGIILECIVLYKAGKEILHETGVDKGGLAPITLGFKNLNRAKPATKLVFMEDFVATLGGLLAFAAVLLAHFLGLLVAEGIASIMIGMMMFYVVGKVFLENARGAIGETDEEMLNHISLLVAEDPDVKDIQRIEVIKEGEFLHVEIVAEVDPTQTVAYVDDVRDRLMVTILNQKGVRDVLISFDEDDGVSTWKMSNSTDAIKQVSSKFPE comes from the coding sequence ATGAGAGACATACTAAAACTTCTAAAGGAAGGCAACAAGCCTTCACTACTCGCATCAATCGTTAACACATTCATCGCTTGCCTAAAAGCCGTAGCATTCGTCCTCACAGGAAATGTTGCCCTGTTTGCGGAAATGATGCACTCATTCGGTGATGCAGCGAACCAGTTTTTTGTTTTCATTGGTTCTGCTCTTTCGAAAAAAGCACCTACCCCAAAATACCCTAACGGATTCGGCCGTGTCGTTAACTTAGTTTGTCTAGGCGCCGTCATTATTGTTGGGATCATGTCTTATGAGGCCATTATAGGCGGGTGGCATCATATCCTGAATCCATCTGAGTCAAGCGGAACGAGAAATTTAATAATAAACCTCTCTGTTCTCGGCATTGGTATCATTCTTGAATGCATTGTACTTTATAAGGCGGGTAAAGAAATTCTTCATGAAACAGGGGTTGATAAAGGCGGGCTCGCACCCATTACGTTGGGTTTCAAAAATCTTAACCGTGCTAAACCTGCGACAAAACTTGTGTTCATGGAGGATTTTGTCGCAACATTAGGCGGTCTCCTCGCATTTGCAGCCGTCCTGTTGGCTCACTTCCTAGGACTTCTTGTTGCAGAAGGCATTGCATCTATTATGATTGGGATGATGATGTTCTATGTAGTCGGTAAAGTGTTTCTCGAAAATGCACGTGGTGCTATCGGCGAAACGGATGAGGAGATGCTCAATCATATTTCCCTTCTCGTCGCTGAAGATCCCGATGTAAAAGATATTCAACGTATCGAAGTTATCAAAGAAGGCGAATTCCTTCATGTTGAAATCGTCGCAGAAGTTGATCCAACTCAGACAGTCGCCTATGTCGACGATGTACGGGACCGACTTATGGTTACTATCCTCAACCAAAAAGGCGTACGGGACGTTTTAATTTCTTTTGATGAAGATGATGGTGTGTCGACATGGAAAATGTCCAATTCTACTGATGCAATTAAGCAAGTCAGCTCAAAATTCCCGGAATAA
- a CDS encoding DUF378 domain-containing protein: protein MGKVHKLALAITIIGALNWGVAGIFRFDVVAQFAGGFAEPLARFIYIIIGISGLLNLGLLFDQSRNRHEEIVPVPEKA from the coding sequence ATGGGAAAAGTACATAAACTAGCCCTAGCAATCACAATTATCGGTGCTCTCAATTGGGGAGTGGCAGGAATATTCCGTTTCGATGTAGTGGCACAATTCGCAGGTGGCTTCGCAGAACCGCTCGCACGATTTATCTATATCATCATAGGGATTTCTGGTTTATTAAACCTAGGATTGTTATTCGACCAATCGCGAAATCGGCACGAGGAAATTGTACCGGTTCCTGAGAAAGCATAA
- a CDS encoding DMT family transporter has product MEKPRIHPYIPIIIGVISVALSAIFVKLATADAGVIAFYRMFFSVLIMLPLFLMKYRKEILTLSKKDWIFSAIAGVFLAFHFILWFESLNYTSVASSTVLVTLQPIFAFVGTYFFFKEKLSFKTILSALIAVIGSVIISWGDFKLSGTAFYGDMLALIACALITTYLLFGQDVRKRLSLITYTFVVYSISTITLFFYVLIKGESFGPYPGSDWFWFIMLALIPNLLGHTLFNWAIKWVSTNVISIGILFEPVGAAILAFYVFDETLSMSQIAGGMIVIAGIVLFVIDGEKLRNKLFSKKA; this is encoded by the coding sequence ATGGAAAAGCCACGTATTCACCCGTACATACCAATTATCATAGGAGTAATATCTGTTGCACTTTCAGCGATTTTTGTGAAACTCGCCACAGCAGACGCTGGAGTAATTGCGTTTTATAGAATGTTCTTCTCTGTTCTGATTATGTTGCCTCTCTTCCTTATGAAATACAGAAAGGAAATATTGACTCTCAGTAAAAAAGATTGGATATTTTCAGCGATTGCAGGAGTGTTTTTAGCCTTTCACTTCATTCTATGGTTTGAATCTTTAAATTACACCTCGGTTGCCAGCTCAACGGTACTTGTTACCTTACAGCCGATATTCGCTTTTGTAGGAACGTACTTCTTCTTTAAAGAGAAGTTGTCGTTCAAAACAATCTTATCAGCTCTTATTGCTGTAATAGGAAGTGTAATTATCAGTTGGGGAGACTTCAAACTAAGTGGCACTGCTTTTTACGGAGATATGCTTGCGTTGATCGCTTGTGCACTTATAACGACGTATCTTCTATTTGGGCAAGATGTTCGTAAACGTCTTTCACTAATTACATACACGTTTGTTGTTTATTCGATAAGCACAATCACATTGTTCTTTTATGTTCTTATCAAAGGAGAGTCATTTGGCCCTTATCCAGGATCTGATTGGTTTTGGTTTATAATGCTCGCACTCATTCCGAATCTGTTAGGGCATACACTCTTTAACTGGGCCATTAAGTGGGTAAGCACTAACGTCATATCGATCGGCATACTGTTCGAGCCTGTTGGAGCAGCAATCCTGGCTTTCTATGTCTTCGATGAAACCTTATCAATGTCTCAAATAGCGGGTGGAATGATTGTAATCGCGGGGATAGTACTCTTCGTAATTGATGGAGAAAAGCTACGGAATAAATTATTTTCGAAAAAGGCTTGA